In a single window of the Chrysiogenia bacterium genome:
- the nth gene encoding endonuclease III has product MSPTAKKAKKKVAKKAPKKAAKKTAKRPVRKARLESLAKRTERAAKIFDALAKAYPDSHCALNFKDAYQLSVATILSAQCTDKRVNMVTPDLFKRWPDAPSLAKAPQAEVEEVIRSTGFYRNKAKNLIGFAQRVVGEFGGNVPDNMDDLRTLPGFGRKTANVILGNAYGVPGITVDTHMGRLSRRMGLTGETDPVKVEFELMKLLPGKDWTMFSHRMIDHGRQICDARKPLCEQCPLEALCPKIGV; this is encoded by the coding sequence ATGTCCCCGACTGCGAAAAAGGCGAAGAAGAAAGTCGCCAAGAAAGCGCCGAAGAAGGCTGCAAAAAAAACCGCGAAGCGGCCCGTGCGCAAGGCGCGGCTGGAATCGCTTGCCAAGCGGACCGAGCGCGCGGCAAAGATCTTCGATGCGCTGGCAAAGGCCTATCCCGACTCCCATTGCGCGCTCAACTTCAAGGACGCCTATCAGCTCTCGGTGGCTACCATTCTCTCGGCCCAGTGCACCGACAAGCGGGTGAACATGGTGACCCCCGACCTGTTCAAGCGCTGGCCCGATGCGCCCTCGCTGGCAAAGGCCCCGCAGGCCGAAGTCGAAGAAGTCATCCGCTCCACCGGCTTCTACCGCAACAAGGCGAAGAACCTGATCGGGTTCGCCCAGCGTGTGGTCGGTGAATTCGGCGGCAATGTCCCCGACAATATGGACGACCTGCGCACGCTTCCGGGTTTTGGTCGCAAGACCGCCAACGTCATCCTGGGAAACGCCTACGGCGTGCCCGGCATCACGGTGGACACGCACATGGGGCGCCTCTCGCGCCGCATGGGGCTCACGGGTGAGACCGACCCGGTCAAGGTCGAGTTCGAACTGATGAAGCTGCTGCCGGGAAAAGACTGGACGATGTTTTCCCACCGCATGATCGACCACGGCCGCCAGATCTGCGACGCGCGAAAGCCTCTGTGCGAGCAATGCCCGCTCGAGGCGCTCTGCCCGAAGATCGGGGTATAA